From Sphingopyxis sp. USTB-05, the proteins below share one genomic window:
- a CDS encoding alpha/beta fold hydrolase codes for MYRSIRSAALAALLFSGTVGAQAEDMAAKPTVVLVHGAFADSSGWNDVIARLEKDGYPVIAAANPLRSVAGDAASVAAVVRSIPGRVILVGHSYGGVVITEAAKDNPNVKALVFVAGFLPDTGESALTLSAKFPGSTLGDALSPVSLPGGGTDLYIQPAKFHAQFAADVPEAQATLMAATQRPVTQGALTDASQAATWKTLPSYVIYGGEDRNIPAATMKFMAERAHARKTVAVASGSHALMVSHPVEVAELIENAAADR; via the coding sequence ATGTATCGTTCAATTCGTTCGGCGGCGCTTGCCGCACTGCTTTTCTCCGGCACCGTCGGCGCGCAGGCCGAGGATATGGCCGCCAAGCCGACCGTCGTGCTGGTCCATGGCGCCTTCGCCGATTCCTCGGGCTGGAACGACGTGATCGCCCGGCTCGAGAAGGACGGCTATCCGGTAATCGCAGCCGCGAACCCGTTGCGCAGCGTTGCGGGCGATGCCGCCAGCGTCGCGGCGGTCGTCCGGTCGATCCCGGGCCGTGTCATCCTTGTCGGCCACAGCTATGGCGGTGTCGTCATCACCGAAGCGGCGAAGGACAATCCCAATGTGAAGGCATTGGTCTTCGTCGCCGGATTCCTGCCCGACACGGGGGAATCGGCGCTGACGCTTTCGGCCAAATTCCCCGGCAGCACGCTGGGTGACGCGCTGTCGCCGGTCAGTCTGCCGGGCGGCGGCACCGACCTTTATATCCAGCCCGCCAAATTCCATGCGCAATTCGCGGCCGACGTGCCCGAAGCGCAGGCGACGCTGATGGCCGCGACGCAGCGTCCGGTGACGCAGGGGGCGCTGACCGATGCCTCGCAGGCGGCGACGTGGAAGACCCTGCCGAGCTATGTCATCTATGGCGGCGAGGACCGCAACATTCCGGCGGCGACGATGAAATTCATGGCCGAGCGCGCACATGCCCGCAAGACCGTCGCGGTCGCAAGCGGCTCGCACGCACTGATGGTCTCGCATCCGGTCGAAGTCGCCGAACTGATCGAGAATGCCGCCGCCGACCGCTGA
- a CDS encoding efflux transporter outer membrane subunit has product MRNLIALLAAMTLAGCVNMAPKHERPPLSTAADYPAEFAGDVTLGQRATDVAWRDFFADPQLEVLIAQAIERNRDLAVAIAQIEEARGLYRIQDADRLPTVGASADATRTRGPSLTGPGTDTTNRYSVGVGVTSFELDFWGRVKNLSEAARSQYLATEQAERAFRLALVRDVASTYFASRGADEQIALAEATVTSRKEGLRIAKRRLDAGVTSALDYRQSETLLTQAETQLASLKLAKAQADNFLAVLTGGPVAGPLPAPLPLVQQGQSPTLTAGLPSDLLVARPDVLAAEERLRAARANIGAARAAFFPSISLTGNLGFASGSLDNLFSNDGFGWSFGPSISLPIFDFGRNKGNLTVAEARENIAVATYERTVQGAFREVADALAGRRYLADQVEAQERGTLAQRRIADLARKRYREGVSTYLEVLDAERNLFASEQTLIELRRAQVDNLVTLYVALGGGLVERR; this is encoded by the coding sequence ATGCGTAACCTGATCGCGCTGCTCGCGGCGATGACGCTCGCCGGATGCGTCAACATGGCGCCAAAGCACGAGCGTCCGCCGCTCTCGACCGCCGCCGACTATCCGGCCGAATTCGCGGGCGACGTCACGCTCGGGCAGCGGGCAACCGATGTCGCCTGGCGCGACTTCTTCGCCGACCCGCAGCTCGAAGTGCTGATCGCGCAGGCGATCGAGCGCAACCGCGACCTCGCCGTCGCGATCGCGCAGATCGAGGAGGCGCGCGGCCTCTATCGCATTCAGGATGCCGATCGCCTGCCGACCGTGGGTGCGAGCGCGGATGCGACACGAACGCGCGGCCCGTCACTGACGGGGCCGGGAACCGACACGACCAACCGCTATTCGGTCGGCGTCGGCGTGACCTCGTTCGAGCTCGATTTCTGGGGCCGCGTCAAGAATCTGTCCGAGGCGGCGCGCAGCCAATATCTCGCGACCGAACAGGCCGAACGCGCCTTCCGCCTCGCGCTCGTTCGCGACGTCGCCTCCACCTATTTCGCATCGCGCGGTGCCGACGAACAGATCGCGCTCGCTGAAGCGACGGTGACGAGCCGCAAGGAGGGGTTGCGCATCGCGAAGCGGCGCCTCGACGCGGGGGTGACCTCGGCGCTTGACTATCGCCAGTCCGAAACGCTGCTGACGCAGGCCGAGACGCAGCTGGCGAGCCTGAAGCTTGCGAAGGCGCAAGCCGACAATTTCCTCGCCGTGCTGACCGGCGGCCCCGTTGCCGGCCCGCTGCCTGCGCCGCTGCCGCTCGTCCAGCAGGGACAATCGCCGACGCTGACCGCCGGCCTGCCGTCGGACCTGCTCGTCGCGCGTCCCGACGTGCTCGCGGCCGAAGAACGGCTTCGCGCCGCGCGCGCCAATATCGGCGCCGCGCGTGCTGCCTTCTTCCCCTCGATCTCGCTGACCGGCAACCTTGGCTTCGCCTCGGGCTCGCTCGACAATCTGTTCAGCAACGATGGGTTCGGCTGGAGCTTCGGCCCGTCGATCAGCTTGCCGATCTTTGATTTCGGGCGGAACAAGGGCAATCTGACCGTCGCCGAGGCGCGCGAGAATATCGCCGTCGCGACCTATGAGCGCACGGTACAGGGGGCCTTCCGCGAAGTCGCCGACGCACTCGCCGGACGCCGTTACCTCGCGGATCAGGTCGAGGCACAGGAACGCGGCACGCTGGCACAGCGTCGCATCGCCGATCTCGCGCGCAAGCGATACCGCGAGGGTGTGTCGACCTATCTCGAAGTGCTCGACGCCGAACGCAACCTGTTCGCTTCGGAACAGACGCTCATCGAGCTTCGTCGTGCACAGGTCGACAATCTGGTCACTCTCTATGTCGCGCTCGGCGGCGGATTGGTCGAGCGTCGCTAA
- a CDS encoding DNA alkylation repair protein, giving the protein MHRSTIWSLSMSRSAADWSSVAKAPGETAMTGEAASPALLKDILGPPALETIADAGEAASPRFDRAAFMRAAADGLDALSIMERVRHIASALHTALPQNYPDALHIVRAMGPRLTHGFQAMAVTEYVARYGLDDFDRSMDALADLTRFGSAEFAIRPFLAADTPRALATMMRWTGSADEHVRRLASEGARPRLPWAARVPALKADPTLAASILETLKADSSLYVRKSVANHLNDIAKDRPDWLLDRLADWPQDDPRTIWIVRHALRTLIKQGEPRALALIGVGHGAAVNVRSFAIAPETVRLGDRISIAVELASDSRERQPLVVDYRIHYARAGGKTAPKVFKFKTFDLAAGEVIALAISQTIRDFSTRRHHPGRHRIELIVNGQTMAEAAFDLLPG; this is encoded by the coding sequence GTGCACAGGTCGACAATCTGGTCACTCTCTATGTCGCGCTCGGCGGCGGATTGGTCGAGCGTCGCTAAGGCGCCCGGCGAAACCGCGATGACGGGCGAAGCCGCGTCCCCTGCCCTGCTCAAGGATATTCTGGGGCCTCCGGCGCTGGAAACGATCGCCGACGCGGGGGAGGCCGCGTCGCCGCGCTTTGATCGCGCGGCCTTTATGCGCGCGGCTGCGGATGGGCTCGACGCCCTGTCGATCATGGAACGCGTGCGTCATATTGCGAGCGCGCTCCATACCGCCTTGCCGCAAAACTATCCCGACGCGCTCCATATCGTCCGCGCGATGGGGCCGCGCCTGACCCACGGGTTTCAGGCGATGGCGGTCACCGAATATGTCGCACGCTATGGGCTCGACGATTTCGATCGGTCGATGGACGCCCTTGCCGACCTGACGCGGTTCGGTTCGGCCGAATTTGCGATCCGCCCTTTCCTAGCGGCGGATACGCCCCGCGCACTCGCGACGATGATGCGCTGGACGGGCAGCGCGGACGAACATGTGCGCCGCCTCGCGAGCGAGGGCGCCCGGCCGCGCCTGCCCTGGGCGGCGCGCGTTCCCGCGCTGAAGGCGGACCCGACACTCGCGGCGTCGATCCTGGAGACGCTGAAAGCCGACTCCAGCCTCTATGTCCGGAAATCCGTCGCGAACCATTTGAACGACATCGCGAAGGATCGGCCCGACTGGCTGCTGGATCGCCTCGCGGACTGGCCACAGGATGATCCGCGCACGATCTGGATCGTCCGCCATGCGCTGCGCACGCTGATCAAGCAGGGCGAGCCACGCGCGCTCGCGCTGATCGGCGTCGGCCATGGTGCCGCGGTAAATGTGCGGAGCTTTGCGATCGCGCCTGAAACCGTGCGCCTTGGCGACCGGATCTCGATCGCGGTCGAGCTCGCATCGGACTCGCGCGAACGCCAGCCGCTGGTCGTCGACTATCGCATCCACTACGCCCGCGCCGGCGGAAAGACCGCACCCAAGGTCTTCAAGTTCAAGACATTCGACCTCGCCGCCGGGGAAGTGATCGCGCTGGCGATCTCGCAGACCATCCGCGATTTCAGCACCCGGCGCCATCATCCCGGCCGACACCGCATCGAGCTGATCGTCAACGGGCAGACAATGGCCGAAGCCGCCTTCGACCTCTTACCCGGCTGA
- a CDS encoding transglycosylase domain-containing protein produces the protein MKWFRKPEGPDPTLAATPGGPFADMAAPPPPIVPETRGRKWMRRISRGFAIFCVIFILLVGWLALTAPLSKSLEPIAPPQITLLASDGTPIARIGAIVDTPVKSADLPKHVTGAFLAIEDRRFYNHWGVDPRSIARAVWSNVTGGRTQGGSTITQQLAKFTFLTPKRTLGRKAREALIAFWLEAWLTKDEILERYLSNAYFGDNTYGLRAASLHYFYRQPEKLTPAQAAMLAGLVQAPSRLAPTKNPDLAEKRMKLVLDAMVTTGYLTEQERKALRTPRIDVRTRNTLPTGTYFADWALPEARKLSDVGYSRQTIATTLDARLQGIARRVTSRAGLGKAQVALVAMRPNGEVVAMIGGKDYAASPFNRATQARRQPGSTFKLFVYLAALRAGWDPGDMIDNSPIETGSYRPKNSGGAYSKQISLEDAFASSSNVAAVRLLREIGDDKVIDMARDLGVTAPMAKGDPSLALGTSSMTLLELTAAYAAVAANSYPVEPHAFEADEKGWFENLISGPSRFGSSEHEDIEQMLRAAVNRGTGRAARLPQANFGKTGTSQDNRDALFVGYANGLVVGVWIGNDDNTPLQGISGGGLPARIWRDFMTGASGKKAASQPKKIVDPTGPVEPLDVPDVGAIPIGEGTRIGIERGDAVISTEINGSPIDLRLPIQDRTPEPAVPAPQPQPPPGT, from the coding sequence ATGAAATGGTTCCGTAAACCCGAAGGCCCCGACCCCACCCTAGCCGCGACGCCGGGTGGCCCGTTCGCCGACATGGCAGCGCCGCCGCCGCCCATCGTTCCCGAGACGCGCGGGCGCAAATGGATGCGCCGCATCTCGCGCGGCTTCGCGATCTTTTGCGTGATCTTCATACTGCTCGTCGGCTGGCTCGCGCTGACCGCGCCGCTGTCGAAATCGCTCGAACCGATCGCTCCGCCGCAGATCACCTTGCTCGCGTCCGACGGCACCCCGATCGCGCGCATCGGCGCGATCGTCGACACGCCGGTGAAGAGTGCGGATCTGCCCAAGCATGTGACCGGCGCCTTCCTGGCGATCGAGGATCGCCGCTTTTACAACCACTGGGGCGTCGATCCGCGCAGCATAGCACGCGCCGTCTGGAGCAATGTCACCGGCGGGCGGACGCAGGGGGGCAGCACGATCACTCAGCAGCTCGCGAAATTCACTTTCCTGACGCCGAAGCGCACGCTCGGGCGCAAGGCGCGCGAGGCGCTGATCGCCTTTTGGCTCGAAGCATGGCTGACCAAGGACGAGATTCTCGAACGTTATCTGTCCAACGCCTATTTCGGCGACAACACCTATGGCCTTCGCGCCGCCTCGCTCCATTATTTCTATCGCCAGCCCGAAAAGCTGACCCCCGCGCAGGCGGCGATGCTCGCGGGGCTGGTGCAGGCGCCGTCTCGGCTCGCCCCCACCAAAAACCCCGATCTGGCCGAAAAGCGTATGAAGCTGGTGCTGGATGCGATGGTCACGACGGGCTATCTCACCGAACAGGAGCGAAAGGCGCTCCGCACCCCGCGCATCGACGTGCGCACGCGCAACACCTTGCCGACCGGCACCTATTTCGCCGACTGGGCGCTGCCCGAGGCGCGCAAGTTGAGCGATGTCGGTTATTCGCGCCAGACGATCGCGACCACCCTGGATGCGCGGTTGCAGGGGATCGCGCGCCGTGTGACGAGCCGCGCGGGGCTGGGCAAGGCGCAGGTCGCGCTTGTCGCGATGCGCCCGAATGGCGAGGTTGTCGCGATGATCGGCGGCAAGGATTATGCCGCATCGCCCTTTAACCGCGCGACGCAGGCGCGGCGCCAGCCGGGGTCGACCTTCAAGCTCTTCGTCTATCTCGCCGCGCTTCGCGCCGGTTGGGATCCGGGCGATATGATCGACAACAGTCCGATCGAGACCGGTTCCTATCGTCCCAAGAATTCAGGCGGCGCCTATTCGAAGCAGATCAGCCTCGAAGACGCCTTTGCGTCGTCGAGCAATGTCGCGGCGGTCCGACTGCTCCGCGAAATCGGCGACGACAAGGTGATCGACATGGCGCGCGACCTTGGTGTCACCGCACCGATGGCGAAGGGCGATCCCAGCCTTGCGCTCGGCACGTCGAGCATGACGCTGCTCGAACTCACCGCCGCCTATGCCGCGGTTGCGGCGAACAGCTATCCGGTCGAACCGCACGCGTTCGAGGCCGACGAAAAGGGTTGGTTCGAGAATCTGATCTCGGGCCCGTCGCGCTTCGGGTCGAGCGAGCACGAGGATATCGAGCAAATGCTGCGCGCCGCGGTCAATCGCGGGACCGGCCGCGCCGCGCGGCTGCCACAGGCCAATTTCGGCAAGACAGGCACCAGTCAGGACAATCGCGATGCGCTGTTCGTTGGCTACGCGAACGGCCTTGTCGTCGGGGTGTGGATCGGCAACGATGACAATACGCCGCTGCAGGGCATTTCGGGCGGCGGTTTGCCGGCGCGCATCTGGCGTGACTTCATGACCGGGGCGTCAGGCAAGAAAGCGGCGTCGCAGCCCAAGAAGATTGTCGATCCGACCGGCCCGGTCGAGCCGCTCGATGTCCCCGACGTCGGCGCGATCCCGATCGGAGAGGGCACGCGGATCGGGATCGAGCGCGGCGATGCGGTGATCTCGACCGAAATCAATGGCAGCCCGATCGACCTGCGCCTGCCGATCCAGGATCGCACGCCAGAGCCCGCCGTGCCCGCGCCGCAGCCGCAGCCACCGCCGGGAACCTGA
- a CDS encoding DUF421 domain-containing protein yields the protein MDIVLRATVMFFILFLLIRLLGKRELGQMTPFEFVVLVVLGDLIQQGVTHNDFSLTGATLAICTFAFWALVLSWTAYLFPRAKNLLEGAPRVIVRDGEILIENLRRDRLTRDEILSEMRLAGIGQMSEVAWAILEPQGKMSFIKKDDHASPQQDRDDPAN from the coding sequence ATGGATATCGTGCTTCGCGCCACTGTGATGTTCTTCATCCTGTTCCTGCTGATCCGGCTGCTCGGCAAGCGCGAGCTAGGCCAGATGACGCCCTTCGAATTCGTCGTGCTCGTCGTGCTCGGCGACCTCATCCAGCAGGGGGTGACGCACAATGATTTCAGCCTGACCGGGGCGACGCTCGCCATCTGTACCTTCGCTTTCTGGGCGCTGGTACTAAGCTGGACGGCATATCTGTTCCCGCGTGCCAAGAACCTGCTCGAAGGCGCGCCGCGGGTGATCGTGCGCGATGGCGAGATATTGATCGAAAATCTGCGGCGCGACCGGCTGACGCGCGACGAGATACTCTCCGAAATGCGGCTGGCCGGGATCGGGCAGATGTCGGAGGTCGCATGGGCGATCCTGGAACCGCAGGGCAAGATGAGTTTCATCAAAAAGGACGATCATGCCTCGCCGCAACAGGACCGCGACGATCCCGCGAACTAG
- a CDS encoding patatin-like phospholipase family protein, which yields MSQTATRYCDLVMKGGITSGIVYPNAVLALARDFRFKNIGGTSAGAIAAAATAAAALGDRKHVASGSAAPCPSTLGFAGLERVAAQLSSRGFIFGLFQPARGGRSAYRLIVTLTGNASALRKACTAAIAVVAIAPLEALLLFGLFLALGYAIAGPSGAAAVLLPSAVCAYLGAAIAAALRVARVTRRNLLGLCSGLSSGKDAAEPALTDWLHGVLQSLSGKDIAEPLLFDDLWDAPRYPGEPRTETAISLQMITTGVSHREPRTLPFTDASFWFLREEFDLLFPQTVVDAMVAMAGAPDRVDGKDYYRLPGKGRMPVLVAMRMSLSFPLLISAVPLHEPAARRTLRGETEGETSGESEDRKETTLSQSTDSLATGGEAPLSLIEGFRICWFSDGGVSSNFPLHLFDAPLPRWPTFAINLVYPQSDDSPPVDNPEPQCAQDRAEAAVWLPLHNNRGWQRSYNSIARPLALAEVSAFIFGIISTMQNWRDLLQSRAPGQRDRIVHVALDKVEGGMNLDMSQDILDSISLKGTVAGERLYQFSFDNHYWVRWRNVASGLQRYTIRIAASAKVVPPIPAYEAAFATVRTGVPPAVSYKFRSTEAQSAAQALFADLVARGEEWADLGPDLSDGTPRPLPQMQITPIY from the coding sequence ATGAGCCAAACAGCCACCCGCTATTGCGACCTGGTGATGAAGGGCGGCATCACGAGCGGCATCGTCTATCCCAACGCCGTTCTGGCGCTCGCGCGCGACTTCCGGTTCAAGAATATCGGTGGAACCTCGGCGGGCGCGATCGCGGCGGCAGCCACCGCCGCCGCCGCGTTGGGCGACCGCAAACATGTCGCATCGGGGTCGGCCGCCCCCTGCCCCTCGACGCTTGGCTTCGCCGGTCTCGAACGCGTCGCGGCACAGCTTTCGTCGCGGGGCTTCATCTTCGGCCTGTTTCAGCCCGCGCGCGGCGGGCGAAGCGCCTATCGCCTGATCGTCACGCTCACCGGAAACGCGAGCGCGCTCCGCAAGGCCTGCACGGCAGCGATCGCAGTCGTCGCCATCGCCCCGCTTGAAGCGTTGCTCCTTTTCGGCCTGTTCCTTGCGCTTGGTTATGCGATTGCGGGGCCATCCGGGGCGGCAGCCGTACTGCTGCCCTCGGCGGTTTGCGCCTATCTTGGCGCAGCAATCGCCGCGGCTTTACGTGTCGCGCGCGTCACGCGGCGCAATCTGCTGGGCCTCTGCTCGGGTTTGAGCAGCGGTAAGGATGCGGCAGAACCGGCGCTGACCGATTGGCTTCACGGGGTTCTGCAATCCTTGTCGGGCAAGGATATCGCCGAACCGCTGCTGTTCGACGACCTGTGGGACGCGCCCCGTTATCCCGGCGAACCGCGGACCGAAACAGCAATCTCGCTTCAGATGATCACCACCGGCGTTTCGCATCGTGAACCGCGAACGCTGCCCTTCACCGATGCGTCCTTCTGGTTCCTGCGCGAGGAATTCGATCTGCTGTTCCCGCAAACCGTCGTCGACGCGATGGTGGCGATGGCGGGTGCGCCCGACCGCGTCGACGGAAAGGATTATTATCGCCTTCCCGGCAAGGGCCGGATGCCGGTGCTCGTGGCGATGCGGATGAGCCTCAGCTTTCCATTGCTGATCAGCGCTGTGCCGCTGCACGAGCCGGCGGCGAGGCGCACGCTTCGCGGCGAGACCGAAGGCGAGACGTCGGGGGAAAGCGAAGATCGCAAGGAAACGACGCTCAGCCAGAGCACCGACAGCTTGGCCACCGGCGGCGAGGCTCCGCTTTCGCTGATCGAGGGTTTTCGTATCTGCTGGTTCTCGGACGGCGGGGTTTCAAGCAATTTCCCGCTCCATTTGTTCGACGCGCCGCTGCCGCGCTGGCCGACCTTTGCGATCAACCTCGTCTATCCCCAAAGCGACGACAGCCCGCCGGTCGACAACCCTGAACCCCAATGTGCGCAGGACCGGGCCGAAGCCGCGGTGTGGTTGCCGCTGCATAATAATCGCGGATGGCAACGCAGCTACAACTCGATCGCCCGGCCCCTTGCGCTGGCGGAGGTTTCCGCTTTCATATTCGGTATCATCAGCACGATGCAGAATTGGCGCGATCTGTTGCAATCGCGCGCGCCGGGGCAACGCGACCGGATCGTCCACGTCGCGCTCGACAAGGTCGAGGGCGGGATGAACCTCGACATGTCGCAGGACATATTGGACAGCATTTCGCTGAAAGGCACGGTCGCTGGCGAGCGCCTGTATCAATTCTCGTTCGACAATCATTATTGGGTACGCTGGCGGAACGTCGCATCGGGCCTTCAGCGCTACACCATCCGGATTGCGGCCAGCGCGAAAGTCGTGCCGCCGATTCCCGCTTATGAGGCAGCCTTTGCGACAGTGCGCACAGGAGTGCCGCCGGCAGTTTCATACAAATTCCGGTCGACCGAAGCGCAAAGCGCCGCGCAAGCGCTGTTCGCCGACCTGGTGGCACGCGGCGAGGAATGGGCCGACCTTGGCCCCGACCTCAGCGACGGTACGCCGCGGCCGTTGCCCCAGATGCAAATCACGCCGATCTACTAG